The following are from one region of the Leptospira neocaledonica genome:
- the lsa26 gene encoding surface adhesion protein Lsa26, translating to MTLRKYSVFLYISVLFFHLPAFALGTYSEGWTVAKLIQFESRGIVYESYEGVIEVLTYDPAEECDEVRDECYRPMRKKANISVRPENADVVNFLMKNLNQTIVIQFRIHRIQPIALSSSIELIGAQYQENIIPHSTPIKDPSGRITVWVQAHDTSQPIDKMVTRKTGGKRNFSVMGRILSLEYKGTIVGTYEGLYMDESKGRIHPFSITSEEMAEYAWKAMKYTGKYYLGVSVAFVTGVRESHYDLFEINFKEPAGSQEKPKN from the coding sequence ATGACCCTCAGAAAATATTCCGTCTTTCTATATATTTCGGTTTTATTCTTCCATCTCCCCGCTTTTGCGCTCGGAACCTATTCGGAAGGCTGGACGGTCGCAAAATTAATCCAATTCGAGAGCCGAGGAATCGTTTACGAATCTTACGAAGGTGTGATCGAAGTTCTTACCTACGATCCGGCAGAAGAATGTGACGAGGTAAGGGACGAATGTTATAGGCCAATGCGCAAAAAAGCTAATATCAGCGTGCGCCCTGAAAATGCAGATGTAGTGAATTTTCTGATGAAAAATCTGAATCAAACGATAGTCATCCAGTTCAGAATCCATAGGATACAGCCTATTGCTCTTTCCAGTAGTATAGAACTAATCGGCGCACAATATCAAGAAAATATAATACCTCATAGCACACCAATTAAAGATCCCAGTGGGCGAATTACTGTTTGGGTCCAGGCCCATGATACTTCTCAGCCGATCGATAAGATGGTAACTCGAAAGACTGGAGGAAAAAGAAACTTCTCTGTGATGGGAAGAATCCTGAGTTTAGAATATAAAGGAACAATTGTAGGGACCTACGAAGGCCTTTATATGGACGAGTCTAAAGGAAGAATACATCCATTCTCCATAACTTCCGAGGAAATGGCGGAATACGCTTGGAAAGCGATGAAGTATACCGGTAAATATTATCTGGGGGTCTCTGTTGCTTTTGTAACTGGTGTCAGAGAGTCACATTACGATCTATTCGAGATTAACTTTAAGGAACCGGCTGGCTCTCAGGAAAAGCCTAAAAACTAA